The following are encoded in a window of Massilia sp. R2A-15 genomic DNA:
- a CDS encoding discoidin domain-containing protein, with product MRSLLLAFLLAAGAAHAQVTDDFERIGAWQAVASDGVRASVHGVPGHEGQALRLDFDFGGAAGYAAARRALPLDFGADYEISFWLRADAPLNNLEFKLVDASGDNVWWVNRPNFAISREWQLVKFKKRHVKFAWGPLADHTLRHTEKLELVVSAGRDGGHGSVYFDQLNVKTLDAAGPAPAPVFIASSGQVINGGWTSAAGGEQQMTVDFGRPREFGGLILHWAQPATRYDIDFSDDGRTWRTARRVTDGNGGTDPLLLHEAETRFLRIAAHAGPADRYRLERLEIKDLDFGESPNAFFQALAKTAPLGSYPRGMSGQQNYWTVLGVDGGHETGLLSEDGALEVARGGFSVEPFVVEGGKRSSWADVKVSQSLRENYLPIPSVTWSAPKWTLRTTAFAHGTPDRSGLAAQYEVANLTNEPLQLRLVLALRPFQVNPPMQFLNTPPGVSPIHDIAWDGAAFSVDGRRRVFAQRAPDAAGVSSFDAGGDGFGTTAVHDDTGFASGALAYDIRLSPRAVAQVGLTIPMTGEPQPASDLRALQDAVAASWRERLNRVAITVPPRGQAIVDTVRSSLAHMLMTRDGPMLRPGTRSYARSWIRDGAMMSEAMLRFGDDKVARDYLEWFAPHQFADGKVPCCVDKRGADPVPENDSQGEFIFLNAQLWKYTQDRALLERMWPRVMKAAAFMEAQRQSERTEAQRGSSLFGLLPASISHEGYSAKPMHSYWDDFWGLRGYRDAAMLAQVLGKPEAASLGAQAGEFERELFASLRLSASEHKVGYLPGAAELGDFDATSTTIALSPGGLQERLPQDLLAGTFERYWQQFVARRDGKLEWKDYTPYELRNVAAFVRLGWRDRAHELLDFFLRDRRPAAWNQWAEVVGRDAREPRFVGDMPHGWISSDYIRSALDLFAYERESDHALVLGAGLPRAWLAGEGVAVRGLRTAYGKLGYRVRERSGRIVLDIDAGMTVPPGGIIVRAANDRPGRATINGRAAPWQAGELRIGALPATVIIEQSTSKARP from the coding sequence ATGAGGAGCCTCCTGCTTGCCTTTCTGCTGGCCGCCGGCGCCGCGCACGCGCAGGTGACCGACGACTTCGAGCGCATCGGCGCCTGGCAGGCGGTGGCCTCGGACGGCGTGCGTGCATCCGTGCATGGCGTGCCGGGGCACGAAGGGCAGGCGCTGCGGCTCGACTTCGATTTCGGCGGCGCCGCCGGATACGCCGCCGCGCGCCGCGCTCTGCCGCTCGATTTCGGCGCCGACTACGAAATCTCTTTCTGGCTGCGCGCCGATGCGCCGCTCAATAATCTTGAATTCAAGCTGGTGGACGCTTCCGGCGACAACGTCTGGTGGGTGAACCGCCCCAATTTCGCGATCTCGCGCGAATGGCAGCTGGTGAAGTTCAAGAAGCGCCATGTGAAGTTCGCATGGGGGCCGCTGGCCGACCATACACTGCGCCACACCGAAAAGCTGGAACTGGTGGTCAGCGCCGGCCGCGATGGCGGGCACGGATCGGTGTATTTCGACCAGTTGAACGTGAAGACGCTCGATGCGGCCGGACCGGCGCCTGCGCCCGTGTTTATCGCCTCATCCGGGCAGGTAATCAATGGCGGCTGGACCAGCGCGGCCGGCGGCGAACAACAAATGACGGTCGATTTTGGCCGGCCGCGCGAATTTGGTGGACTGATACTGCACTGGGCGCAGCCGGCCACCCGCTACGACATTGATTTCTCGGACGACGGCCGCACCTGGCGCACCGCGCGCCGCGTGACGGACGGGAACGGCGGCACGGACCCGTTATTGCTGCACGAAGCCGAAACGCGGTTCCTGCGCATCGCCGCGCACGCCGGTCCCGCCGACAGGTATCGGCTCGAACGGCTGGAGATCAAGGACCTCGACTTCGGCGAGTCCCCCAACGCGTTCTTCCAGGCGCTGGCGAAGACCGCGCCGCTTGGCAGCTACCCGCGCGGCATGTCCGGCCAGCAGAACTACTGGACGGTGCTGGGGGTGGACGGCGGCCACGAAACCGGCCTGCTGTCCGAGGACGGGGCGCTGGAAGTGGCGCGCGGGGGCTTTTCGGTGGAACCATTTGTCGTCGAAGGCGGCAAGCGTTCCAGCTGGGCCGACGTAAAGGTGTCGCAGTCTCTGCGCGAAAATTATCTGCCGATTCCCAGCGTGACGTGGAGCGCGCCCAAGTGGACGCTGCGCACGACCGCGTTCGCGCACGGCACGCCGGACCGGTCGGGGCTCGCCGCGCAATACGAAGTCGCCAACCTGACGAACGAGCCGCTGCAACTGCGGCTGGTTCTGGCGCTGCGCCCGTTCCAGGTCAATCCGCCGATGCAGTTCCTCAATACGCCGCCCGGCGTGAGCCCTATCCACGACATCGCATGGGACGGCGCCGCGTTCTCGGTCGACGGCAGGCGGCGCGTGTTTGCGCAGCGCGCGCCCGATGCCGCGGGCGTGTCGTCGTTCGACGCCGGCGGCGACGGCTTCGGAACCACGGCCGTGCATGACGACACCGGCTTTGCCTCGGGTGCGCTCGCGTACGACATCCGGCTGTCGCCGCGCGCGGTCGCGCAGGTCGGACTGACGATTCCGATGACCGGCGAGCCGCAGCCGGCATCGGACTTGCGAGCATTGCAGGACGCCGTCGCGGCAAGCTGGCGCGAACGCCTGAACCGGGTGGCGATCACCGTGCCGCCGAGGGGCCAGGCGATCGTCGACACCGTCCGCTCGTCGCTGGCGCACATGCTGATGACGCGTGACGGCCCGATGCTCAGGCCGGGCACGCGCTCGTATGCGCGCTCGTGGATCCGCGACGGCGCCATGATGTCCGAGGCGATGCTGCGCTTCGGCGACGACAAGGTGGCGCGCGACTACCTCGAATGGTTCGCGCCGCACCAGTTCGCCGACGGCAAGGTGCCGTGCTGCGTCGACAAGCGCGGCGCCGATCCCGTTCCCGAGAATGACAGCCAGGGCGAATTCATCTTCCTCAACGCCCAGCTGTGGAAGTACACGCAGGACCGTGCGCTGCTCGAACGCATGTGGCCGCGCGTGATGAAGGCCGCCGCCTTCATGGAAGCGCAGCGCCAGTCCGAACGCACCGAGGCACAGCGAGGCAGTTCGCTGTTCGGCCTTCTGCCGGCGTCGATCAGCCATGAAGGCTATTCCGCGAAACCGATGCATTCGTACTGGGACGATTTCTGGGGACTGCGCGGCTACCGCGACGCGGCGATGCTGGCGCAGGTGCTGGGCAAGCCGGAAGCCGCGTCGCTTGGCGCGCAGGCCGGCGAATTCGAGCGCGAGCTGTTCGCGTCCCTGCGCCTCTCGGCCAGCGAACACAAAGTCGGCTACCTGCCCGGCGCCGCGGAATTGGGCGACTTCGACGCCACCTCGACCACCATCGCGCTGTCGCCGGGCGGTCTGCAGGAGCGCCTGCCGCAGGATCTGCTGGCCGGCACCTTCGAGCGCTACTGGCAGCAGTTTGTCGCGCGCCGGGACGGCAAGCTGGAATGGAAGGACTACACGCCCTACGAGCTGCGCAACGTCGCCGCCTTTGTGCGCCTGGGCTGGCGCGACCGCGCGCACGAGCTGCTGGACTTCTTCCTGCGCGACCGGCGGCCGGCCGCGTGGAACCAGTGGGCGGAAGTGGTCGGGCGCGACGCGCGCGAGCCGCGCTTCGTCGGCGACATGCCGCACGGCTGGATCTCGTCCGACTATATCCGCTCCGCGCTCGACCTGTTCGCCTACGAGCGCGAGTCCGACCACGCGCTGGTGCTCGGCGCCGGCTTGCCGCGCGCGTGGCTGGCAGGCGAGGGCGTAGCCGTGCGCGGCCTGCGCACCGCTTATGGCAAGCTTGGCTACCGCGTGCGCGAGCGCTCGGGCCGCATCGTCCTCGACATCGACGCCGGCATGACTGTTCCGCCAGGCGGAATCATCGTTCGTGCTGCGAACGATCGTCCCGGCCGCGCCACCATCAACGGCCGCGCCGCTCCCTGGCAGGCAGGCGAGCTGCGGATCGGCGCACTGCCGGCCACCGTCATCATCGAACAATCAACCAGCAAGGCCAGACCATGA
- a CDS encoding carbohydrate ABC transporter permease produces MKRHHQIGAKRTGVNILLALAGALTIFPLAWMLSVSFMTPGEASHFPPPLLPAHPTLANYRELFAQAGIGRYFANSVLLAVAATLLSLTFNVGAGYAFAKLRFRGRERVFKLLLGALVIPGQLAMLPLFLILKQMGLVNTYLGVLVPAAASIFGIFLVRQYALTIPDALLEAARLDGASEIRIFRSIVLPLLSPILVTLAIFSFLASWNDFMWPLIILTDKDLYTLPVALASLSREHVQDNEMMMAGSVLTIFPVLLLFLGMQRYYIQGLLMGSVKG; encoded by the coding sequence ATGAAGCGCCACCACCAGATTGGCGCGAAGCGCACCGGCGTCAACATCCTGCTGGCGCTCGCCGGCGCCCTGACTATCTTCCCGCTTGCGTGGATGCTGTCGGTGTCCTTCATGACGCCGGGCGAGGCGAGCCACTTTCCGCCGCCGCTGCTGCCCGCGCACCCCACGCTGGCCAACTACCGCGAACTGTTCGCGCAGGCCGGCATCGGCCGCTACTTCGCCAACAGCGTGCTGCTGGCGGTGGCCGCCACGCTGCTGTCGCTGACGTTCAACGTCGGCGCCGGCTACGCCTTCGCCAAGCTGCGCTTCCGCGGCCGCGAGCGGGTCTTCAAGCTGCTTCTGGGCGCGCTGGTGATTCCCGGCCAGCTGGCGATGCTGCCGCTGTTCCTGATCCTCAAGCAGATGGGCCTCGTGAACACCTACCTGGGTGTGCTGGTGCCGGCCGCGGCCAGCATCTTCGGCATCTTCCTCGTGCGCCAGTATGCGCTGACGATTCCCGATGCGCTGCTCGAGGCGGCCCGCCTCGACGGCGCCAGCGAGATCCGCATCTTCCGCTCGATCGTGCTGCCGCTGCTGTCGCCGATCCTCGTCACGCTGGCCATCTTCAGCTTTCTCGCCAGCTGGAACGATTTCATGTGGCCGCTGATTATCCTCACCGACAAGGACCTGTACACGCTGCCGGTGGCGCTGGCGTCGCTGTCGCGCGAACACGTGCAGGACAACGAGATGATGATGGCCGGTTCGGTGCTGACCATCTTCCCGGTGCTGCTGCTGTTCCTCGGCATGCAGCGCTACTACATCCAGGGCTTGCTGATGGGGAGCGTGAAGGGATGA
- a CDS encoding carbohydrate ABC transporter permease, with amino-acid sequence MKPERAAWLLVGPSLLVIGVFFFLPVVAAFFMSLTDFDLYALASIGNLRFVGIANYVELMHTPLFWKALGNTLFFVLAGVPLSIAASLGAALLLNSKLAWFKPLFRTAFFAPVVTSMVAVAVIWRYLYHTRYGFINYALDTIGFAPADWLGDPRLAMPAIIFFAVWKNFGYNMIIFIAGLQSIPAEQYEAAELDGAGAWSLLRHITLPALAPTMFMVSILTMAGYFQLFAEPYVMTEGGPLQSTVSVLYLMYEQGFKWWNLGTATAVAFVLFVLMFAVTLLQIKFAGRGLEE; translated from the coding sequence ATGAAGCCCGAACGCGCCGCCTGGCTGCTGGTGGGTCCGTCGCTGCTGGTGATCGGCGTATTTTTCTTTCTGCCGGTGGTTGCGGCCTTTTTCATGAGCCTGACCGACTTCGACCTGTACGCGCTGGCGAGCATCGGGAACCTGCGGTTTGTCGGCATTGCGAACTATGTCGAATTGATGCACACGCCTTTGTTCTGGAAGGCGCTGGGGAACACGCTGTTCTTTGTCCTCGCGGGCGTGCCGCTGTCGATCGCGGCGTCGCTGGGCGCGGCATTGCTGCTCAATTCGAAGCTGGCCTGGTTCAAGCCGCTGTTCCGCACCGCGTTCTTCGCGCCGGTGGTCACCTCGATGGTCGCGGTGGCGGTGATCTGGCGCTACCTGTATCACACGCGCTACGGCTTCATCAACTATGCGCTCGACACCATCGGCTTCGCGCCCGCCGACTGGCTGGGCGATCCGCGCCTGGCCATGCCCGCGATTATCTTCTTCGCGGTGTGGAAGAACTTCGGCTACAACATGATCATCTTCATCGCCGGGCTACAAAGCATCCCGGCGGAGCAGTACGAGGCCGCCGAACTCGATGGCGCCGGCGCCTGGTCGCTGCTGCGCCATATCACGCTGCCTGCTCTCGCTCCCACCATGTTCATGGTCAGCATCCTGACGATGGCCGGCTACTTCCAGCTGTTCGCCGAGCCGTACGTGATGACCGAGGGCGGCCCGCTGCAAAGCACGGTCAGCGTGCTGTACCTGATGTACGAGCAGGGCTTCAAGTGGTGGAACCTCGGCACCGCGACCGCCGTCGCCTTCGTGCTGTTCGTGCTGATGTTCGCGGTCACGCTGCTGCAGATTAAATTTGCGGGAAGGGGGCTGGAAGAATGA
- a CDS encoding sugar ABC transporter substrate-binding protein, with protein MTIRWRWLACAAVLAGLLAACSHRADSPVVLRFWAMGREGEVVRQLLPEFERAHPGIRVDIQQSPWSAAQQKLLTAFAGDVTPDLCQLGNTWVPQFAALGALAPLDARLAASRAIPQADFFSGIWESNRIGQSMFGVPWYVDTRLLFYRTDLLAAAGFDKPPQTWAEWNRMLAALKQTGGADRFGVLLPINEFEPLLVLALQQKEDLLRDGGRYGNFRSAEFRNTLSYYLDMFHKQWAPALSNTQISNVWDEFGRGYFTFYITGPWNIGEFKRRLPAELQQSWTTAPMPGPNGPGASVAGGSSLVVFRASRHQQEAWQLIEYLSRPDVQRRFYELTGNLPSRRSVWDASALASDARSVAFRDQLERTRSPPKVPEWDRIATEMKLVAEALVAGQFTVDQAVTELDARADRILEKRRWMLQHGGAQ; from the coding sequence ATGACGATCCGCTGGCGCTGGCTCGCATGCGCGGCAGTCCTCGCGGGACTGCTGGCCGCGTGCAGCCATCGCGCCGACAGCCCGGTGGTGCTGCGTTTCTGGGCGATGGGACGCGAAGGCGAGGTGGTGCGCCAGCTGCTGCCCGAATTCGAGCGCGCGCATCCCGGCATCCGCGTCGATATCCAGCAGTCGCCGTGGTCGGCGGCGCAGCAGAAACTGCTGACGGCCTTCGCCGGCGACGTCACGCCCGACCTGTGCCAGCTCGGGAACACGTGGGTGCCGCAGTTCGCCGCGCTCGGCGCGCTCGCGCCACTGGACGCGCGCCTCGCCGCGTCCCGCGCTATCCCGCAAGCCGATTTTTTTTCGGGGATCTGGGAATCGAACCGGATCGGCCAATCGATGTTCGGCGTGCCCTGGTATGTCGATACGCGCCTGCTGTTTTACCGCACCGACCTGCTGGCCGCCGCCGGCTTCGACAAGCCGCCGCAGACATGGGCGGAATGGAACCGCATGCTCGCCGCGCTCAAGCAGACGGGCGGCGCCGACCGCTTCGGGGTCCTGTTGCCGATCAACGAATTCGAGCCGCTGCTGGTGCTCGCGCTGCAGCAGAAGGAGGACTTGCTGCGCGACGGCGGCCGCTATGGCAACTTCCGCAGCGCGGAGTTCCGCAATACCTTGAGCTACTACCTCGACATGTTCCACAAACAATGGGCGCCTGCCCTGTCGAACACGCAGATATCGAACGTCTGGGATGAATTTGGCCGTGGCTACTTCACGTTCTACATCACCGGGCCGTGGAACATCGGGGAATTCAAGCGCCGCCTGCCGGCCGAACTTCAACAGAGCTGGACCACCGCGCCGATGCCCGGGCCGAATGGTCCAGGCGCCTCGGTCGCGGGCGGATCGAGCCTGGTCGTGTTCAGGGCCTCGCGCCACCAGCAGGAGGCGTGGCAGCTGATCGAATACCTGTCCCGGCCCGACGTGCAGCGCCGCTTTTACGAACTGACCGGCAACCTGCCGTCGCGCCGCAGCGTGTGGGATGCGAGCGCGCTCGCTTCCGACGCCCGCTCCGTGGCGTTCCGCGACCAGCTCGAACGTACCCGGTCGCCGCCCAAGGTGCCGGAGTGGGATCGGATCGCAACCGAAATGAAGCTCGTGGCCGAGGCGCTGGTCGCCGGCCAGTTCACCGTCGACCAGGCGGTCACGGAACTCGACGCGCGCGCCGACCGTATCCTCGAAAAGCGGCGCTGGATGCTGCAGCATGGAGGCGCCCAATGA
- a CDS encoding glucoamylase family protein: MFRRLIPLAALLCGCASVIQTAQVPVPVPVQQPVRIDQAKPYLDDLSERTFRFFWDTANPANGLVPDRYPSPSFSSIAAVGFGLTAYPIGVERGYVTRADARGRVLTTLRFFHDAPQGPAAQGMSGYKGFFYHFLDMKTGARSSNSELSTVDTALLLGGVLHVQSYFDGADPQEAEIRRLADDIYRRVDWRWAQNHGAAITHGWNPEHGMLPYDWKGYNEAMLVYILALGSPTHPVGADAWAEWTQTYDKSWGRQYGQEYLAFPPHFGHQYSAVWIDFRGIRDSYMQAKGIDYFENSRRASYAQQAYAIANPMACKGYGQNMWGVTASDGPADIVIADGARKRKFISYAGRGMGGEATYDDCTMAPTGAAASIAFAPEIAIPAIVDMRNRYGDYIYGKYGFLDAFNLTFDFDVKLANGRRIPGFGWVDTDYLGIDQGPILAMVENYRSDMVWRVTRKNPYLRAGLLKAGFRGGWLDAAQ; the protein is encoded by the coding sequence ATGTTCCGACGCCTCATTCCGCTGGCCGCGCTCCTGTGCGGCTGCGCGTCCGTCATCCAGACGGCCCAGGTTCCCGTTCCCGTTCCGGTGCAGCAGCCGGTACGGATCGACCAGGCCAAGCCCTACCTCGACGACCTGTCCGAACGCACCTTCCGCTTTTTCTGGGACACCGCCAATCCGGCCAACGGGCTGGTGCCGGACCGCTATCCGAGCCCGTCGTTCTCCAGCATCGCCGCCGTCGGCTTCGGCCTGACCGCCTATCCGATTGGCGTCGAGCGCGGCTACGTGACGCGCGCCGACGCGCGCGGCCGCGTGCTGACGACGCTGCGCTTCTTCCACGACGCGCCGCAGGGGCCGGCCGCGCAGGGAATGAGCGGCTACAAGGGCTTCTTCTATCACTTCCTCGACATGAAGACCGGCGCGCGCAGCTCCAATTCCGAGCTGTCCACGGTCGATACAGCGCTGCTGCTTGGCGGCGTGCTGCACGTCCAGTCATACTTCGACGGCGCCGATCCGCAGGAAGCGGAAATCCGCCGCCTGGCCGACGATATCTACCGGCGCGTGGACTGGCGCTGGGCGCAGAACCACGGCGCGGCGATCACCCACGGCTGGAATCCCGAGCACGGCATGCTGCCCTACGACTGGAAGGGCTACAACGAGGCGATGCTGGTGTACATTCTGGCCCTCGGTTCGCCGACGCATCCGGTCGGCGCGGACGCCTGGGCCGAGTGGACCCAGACCTACGACAAGAGCTGGGGCAGGCAGTACGGCCAGGAGTACCTGGCGTTCCCGCCGCATTTCGGCCACCAGTATTCGGCGGTATGGATCGACTTCCGCGGCATCAGGGATAGCTACATGCAGGCGAAGGGCATCGACTATTTCGAAAACAGCCGGCGTGCCAGCTACGCGCAGCAGGCCTACGCCATCGCCAATCCGATGGCGTGCAAGGGCTATGGCCAGAACATGTGGGGCGTGACCGCCAGCGACGGGCCGGCCGACATCGTGATTGCCGACGGCGCGCGCAAGCGCAAGTTCATCAGCTACGCCGGCCGCGGCATGGGCGGCGAAGCCACCTACGACGACTGCACGATGGCGCCGACCGGGGCCGCCGCCTCGATCGCGTTCGCGCCCGAAATCGCCATCCCGGCGATCGTGGACATGCGCAACCGCTACGGCGACTACATCTACGGCAAATACGGCTTCCTCGACGCGTTCAACCTGACGTTCGACTTCGACGTCAAGCTGGCCAACGGTCGCCGCATCCCCGGCTTCGGCTGGGTGGACACAGACTACCTCGGCATCGATCAGGGGCCGATCCTGGCCATGGTGGAAAACTACCGCAGCGACATGGTGTGGCGCGTCACGCGCAAGAATCCCTACCTGCGCGCCGGCCTGCTGAAGGCCGGCTTTCGCGGCGGCTGGCTGGACGCGGCGCAATGA
- a CDS encoding TonB-dependent receptor domain-containing protein — MKMKTGVRELRMALLGLSTAAMLACAPAYAQLSTSTIKGQITQAGAPAQAATQIVAVNRATGFTYRTVTAADGSYVLTGLAPGVYQIQVGAEKSEAVTVAIGETASVDLAVGAAGAAPAPGSQRVVIKGSLQRKDVKTSEVGTSVSRAQIENTPQVTRNFLAFADLAPGVRFDVDPATGQGKLQSGSQNQDNVNVFIDGVGQKNYILRGGVTGLDSSRGNPFPQSAVAEYKVISQNYKAEYDQVSSSAITAITKSGTNDFHGEVFYDRTGSSLTAYDPFQKKNRAAGVDRPSYTQSQYGFNLGGPIKQDAVHFFAAYEGKDINSPRQVVAQNQNLLPNAGIVPGLLAQAGSTTAKFKEHLFLGKIDAQLSEDQRLEVSTRIRRENDRTPEDVKLSVPGNEKDRRNDETRFDVKHEWTHGDFLNEARFGYENYTWNPHALLTTPFIKYVVSPSNTPNNTLDVLFAGGSPDAQDRRQTGYSLADDLTWTGVQGHTVKGGFKAKHVDFNLGGTSRSVDILHELIDNKTGIATVYQTDPALAPITVKYNDNQYGLYLQDDWKVNPKLELNLGMRWDYESNMLNDSYVTPADRTAVFGAQDPRPGAPAGQTYGQSLAKGGVVIGDFISTGSNRKPFKNAYQPRVGFSYDVNGDRNTVVFGGFGRAYDRTIANAALDELQKNAQPNGEIWMIRSDHKMPYTDQFSLGLRQGVSVWNTELGYTYSRSHNQFNWFGGNRDVNGGFGTQSPIDPLFGSVPPFGTLVLGDFITEARTQTAYAKGDKPYSVSSGWGLAATYTFSKGETTHNEWTNDLFNWTYGRFPLAWHPSKDVERHRLVMSGLTDRLLPWGIMLSSKVTLGSGLPYRIVNCSGGFPTATTPGTCFSQKGEGGPFREVDLALSKDIQVGFGKIGLRMDVLNLFNTINYSGYDSWVGGPSTPPKNYLGGDNANLGVPGSVAGPMRTVKFSARYSF, encoded by the coding sequence ATGAAGATGAAGACTGGAGTTCGCGAACTGCGCATGGCCTTGCTCGGCCTGTCGACCGCGGCGATGCTGGCGTGCGCACCGGCGTACGCGCAGTTGAGCACCTCGACCATCAAGGGCCAGATCACCCAGGCAGGCGCCCCCGCGCAAGCCGCCACCCAGATCGTCGCAGTCAACCGCGCCACCGGCTTTACCTACCGGACCGTCACCGCGGCCGACGGCAGCTACGTGCTCACCGGCCTGGCCCCTGGCGTGTACCAGATCCAGGTCGGCGCCGAGAAGTCCGAGGCGGTCACGGTGGCCATCGGCGAGACCGCCTCGGTCGACCTGGCCGTTGGCGCCGCCGGCGCGGCCCCGGCGCCGGGCTCGCAGCGCGTCGTGATCAAGGGTTCGCTGCAGCGCAAGGACGTCAAGACCTCGGAAGTGGGCACCAGCGTGTCGCGTGCGCAAATTGAAAACACGCCTCAGGTGACCCGCAACTTCCTCGCGTTCGCCGACCTGGCGCCGGGCGTGCGCTTCGACGTCGATCCCGCCACCGGCCAGGGCAAGCTGCAGAGCGGCTCGCAGAACCAGGACAACGTCAACGTCTTCATCGACGGCGTGGGACAGAAGAACTACATCCTGCGCGGCGGCGTCACCGGCCTCGATTCGTCGCGCGGCAATCCGTTCCCGCAGTCGGCGGTGGCGGAATACAAGGTCATCTCGCAGAACTACAAGGCCGAATACGACCAGGTCAGCTCGAGCGCGATCACCGCGATCACCAAGTCGGGCACCAACGACTTCCACGGCGAGGTGTTCTACGACCGCACCGGTTCGAGCCTGACGGCCTACGATCCGTTCCAGAAGAAGAACCGCGCCGCGGGCGTCGACCGCCCGAGCTACACCCAGAGCCAGTACGGCTTCAACCTGGGCGGACCGATCAAGCAGGATGCGGTGCATTTCTTCGCCGCCTATGAGGGCAAGGACATCAATTCTCCGCGCCAGGTCGTCGCGCAGAATCAGAATTTGCTGCCGAATGCCGGCATCGTGCCGGGACTGCTGGCGCAGGCCGGTTCGACCACGGCCAAATTCAAGGAGCACCTGTTCCTCGGTAAGATCGACGCGCAGCTGAGCGAGGACCAGCGGCTCGAAGTATCGACCCGCATCCGGCGCGAAAACGATCGCACACCGGAGGACGTCAAGCTGTCCGTGCCGGGCAACGAGAAGGACCGCCGCAACGACGAGACCCGCTTCGACGTTAAGCACGAGTGGACGCATGGCGACTTCCTCAACGAGGCGCGTTTCGGATACGAGAACTACACCTGGAATCCGCACGCTTTGCTGACGACGCCGTTCATCAAGTACGTGGTCTCCCCGAGCAATACGCCGAACAACACGTTGGATGTGCTGTTTGCCGGCGGCTCGCCCGACGCCCAGGATCGCCGCCAGACCGGCTATTCGCTGGCCGACGACCTGACCTGGACCGGCGTGCAAGGCCACACGGTGAAAGGCGGGTTCAAGGCCAAGCACGTCGACTTCAACCTGGGCGGAACCTCGCGCAGCGTGGACATCCTGCACGAACTGATCGACAACAAGACCGGTATCGCAACCGTGTACCAGACCGACCCGGCGCTCGCGCCGATCACCGTGAAATACAACGACAACCAATATGGCCTGTACCTGCAGGACGACTGGAAGGTCAATCCGAAGCTGGAGCTGAACCTGGGCATGCGCTGGGATTACGAGAGCAATATGCTCAACGACAGCTACGTCACGCCGGCCGATCGCACCGCGGTTTTCGGCGCGCAGGATCCGCGTCCTGGCGCTCCCGCCGGCCAGACCTATGGGCAGTCGCTGGCCAAGGGCGGGGTGGTCATTGGTGACTTCATCAGCACCGGATCGAACCGCAAGCCGTTCAAGAACGCTTACCAGCCGCGCGTGGGCTTCTCGTACGACGTCAACGGCGACCGCAACACCGTGGTGTTCGGCGGCTTCGGACGCGCCTACGATCGCACCATCGCCAACGCGGCGCTGGACGAGCTGCAGAAGAACGCCCAGCCCAACGGCGAGATCTGGATGATCCGCAGCGACCACAAGATGCCTTACACCGACCAGTTCAGCCTCGGCTTGCGTCAGGGCGTGAGCGTGTGGAATACCGAGCTTGGATACACGTATTCGCGCAGCCACAATCAGTTCAACTGGTTCGGCGGCAACCGCGACGTCAATGGCGGCTTCGGGACGCAAAGCCCGATCGATCCGCTGTTCGGCTCCGTGCCTCCATTCGGCACCCTGGTGCTGGGCGACTTCATCACCGAGGCGCGCACCCAGACGGCCTACGCAAAAGGCGACAAGCCGTATTCGGTGTCATCGGGCTGGGGCCTTGCGGCGACCTACACGTTCTCCAAAGGCGAAACCACGCACAATGAGTGGACCAACGACTTGTTCAACTGGACCTATGGCCGCTTCCCGCTGGCCTGGCATCCATCGAAAGACGTTGAACGCCATCGCCTGGTCATGTCCGGCCTGACCGACCGCCTGCTGCCATGGGGGATCATGCTGTCGTCGAAAGTCACGCTCGGTTCCGGCCTGCCATACCGCATCGTCAACTGCTCGGGGGGCTTCCCGACTGCTACGACCCCCGGCACTTGCTTCTCGCAGAAGGGCGAGGGCGGTCCGTTCCGCGAAGTCGATCTGGCGCTGTCGAAGGACATCCAGGTCGGCTTCGGCAAGATCGGCCTGCGCATGGACGTGCTGAACCTGTTCAACACGATCAACTACAGTGGCTACGACTCGTGGGTTGGCGGTCCGTCGACGCCTCCCAAGAACTACCTGGGCGGCGACAACGCCAACCTGGGCGTGCCCGGCAGCGTCGCCGGTCCGATGCGCACCGTGAAGTTCAGCGCGCGCTATTCGTTCTAA